One genomic window of Psychrobacillus sp. INOP01 includes the following:
- a CDS encoding SA1320 family protein gives MTTINDVSNTDDKDLVELAGYHSYKHYERFSDIWVNGKRFDVIHTKYNSVSGLDALTVKNFETKEISIVFVGSEQLDKDWLGTNTKLIGTVPPQQIEDAKIYFQQMNDKYGEISSVSGNSLAGALTNAVAIDNPQVKAVTLNPAILPFGMVDSSEEYPNITNYYSKYDFLTGTEESLGLGDRIPGNKHGINNGVPLFSMLGSNHTGYIEADENGEFKIEVGVKGQPGHGFIYIGADDHIVTSLWTGSPLYGGQTEKIVLNKENLLLLSNGIQDQVKGRITNVQNYLNNSVSIVLDESMQFSTRVTVLQQTFQMMFDETAGDPLFNGISNTGTLIKGCIDHLITLLDAAEAKCRILNSILNSKPAEIIEFIASINIDVESLFAPAREYLNQLKDDVDNLVNGAQNIIQTYIPELFKGGKDMFVDAVVGELNAHYSIVHKNKEAVYNQLTNYEKQVKDIATSMFNKDQNLGSSIQSGISLADGVDAIQKTEIMNIENSPYLTIGMKIKELQVNLAHQQFTSLVTTILQPIVDNIYQIALFVESALSSIIFRVKAALNVGLYGNPVGLFISLFTDYEQKIKTAVNNAFVPLEEIKTIAETVRIGAGSMSANIPEMLQNFKPYIDTAIFEPGKFDDVRLYNISTLAILDEMEMLFNDIIFQLSNEKANAIEATLEVSKNVLSNLQILKEQVNRGTL, from the coding sequence ATGACCACTATAAATGATGTATCAAACACAGACGATAAGGATTTGGTTGAACTTGCAGGTTATCATTCCTATAAACACTATGAAAGATTCAGTGATATATGGGTTAATGGAAAAAGATTTGATGTAATTCATACAAAATACAATTCTGTATCTGGTTTAGATGCATTAACCGTTAAGAATTTTGAAACAAAAGAAATTTCCATTGTATTCGTAGGAAGCGAACAGTTAGACAAAGACTGGCTCGGTACAAACACTAAGCTAATTGGCACAGTCCCACCACAGCAAATTGAGGACGCTAAAATATATTTCCAGCAAATGAACGATAAATACGGAGAAATTTCTTCTGTCTCCGGAAATTCACTTGCTGGTGCTTTGACAAATGCAGTGGCAATCGACAATCCACAGGTGAAAGCAGTGACGCTTAATCCTGCTATTCTTCCTTTTGGTATGGTCGATTCTAGCGAAGAATATCCTAATATTACAAATTACTATAGTAAATATGATTTTCTTACTGGGACGGAGGAATCTCTTGGTTTAGGTGATCGGATTCCTGGAAACAAACATGGGATAAATAATGGCGTTCCTCTCTTTTCGATGCTTGGTTCTAATCACACAGGCTATATAGAAGCGGATGAGAATGGCGAATTCAAAATTGAAGTAGGAGTAAAAGGTCAGCCGGGGCATGGATTTATCTATATTGGAGCTGATGATCATATTGTCACGAGCCTTTGGACTGGTTCCCCTTTATATGGTGGTCAAACGGAAAAAATTGTTTTAAACAAAGAAAATTTGCTACTGCTATCAAACGGGATTCAAGATCAGGTAAAAGGCAGAATTACGAATGTACAAAACTATCTAAACAACTCCGTAAGTATTGTCTTAGATGAAAGTATGCAGTTTAGCACTCGCGTAACAGTCTTACAGCAAACCTTTCAAATGATGTTTGATGAAACTGCGGGAGATCCTTTATTCAACGGAATCTCCAACACGGGTACCCTTATTAAAGGATGTATCGACCATTTAATTACTCTATTAGACGCTGCTGAAGCTAAATGCAGAATACTAAATTCTATCTTGAACTCTAAACCTGCAGAAATAATAGAATTTATTGCTTCCATAAATATTGATGTAGAGAGCCTCTTTGCTCCTGCAAGAGAATATTTAAACCAGTTAAAAGATGATGTGGATAACTTAGTGAATGGTGCACAAAACATCATCCAAACATACATACCTGAGCTTTTTAAAGGTGGCAAGGATATGTTTGTAGATGCAGTAGTTGGTGAACTAAATGCGCATTACTCAATCGTTCACAAAAATAAAGAGGCTGTTTATAACCAATTAACAAACTATGAAAAACAGGTTAAAGATATAGCTACTTCTATGTTTAACAAGGATCAAAATCTGGGAAGCTCTATTCAATCAGGGATCTCTCTTGCAGACGGTGTAGATGCTATACAAAAGACTGAAATCATGAATATTGAAAACTCCCCATATTTAACAATAGGGATGAAAATAAAAGAACTACAGGTTAATCTAGCTCATCAACAATTCACCTCACTAGTAACTACTATATTACAGCCAATTGTTGACAATATTTACCAGATCGCTCTGTTTGTTGAATCAGCATTATCTTCTATTATTTTTAGAGTTAAAGCTGCTCTTAATGTAGGGCTCTATGGTAATCCAGTTGGTTTATTCATCAGCCTATTTACAGATTATGAGCAAAAAATAAAAACAGCAGTTAATAATGCATTTGTTCCTTTAGAGGAGATTAAAACTATTGCAGAAACTGTGCGTATTGGAGCTGGTAGTATGTCAGCGAATATTCCTGAAATGCTTCAGAACTTTAAGCCTTATATAGATACAGCCATTTTCGAGCCTGGGAAGTTTGATGATGTCAGGCTCTATAACATTTCAACTTTAGCTATTCTAGACGAAATGGAAATGCTATTTAATGATATTATCTTTCAATTATCCAATGAAAAAGCAAATGCTATTGAAGCAACACTAGAAGTATCAAAGAATGTATTGAGCAACCTACAGATATTAAAGGAGCAGGTTAATCGAGGTACACTTTAG